The nucleotide window TCAGGTGAATCCGCCATCCGTCCTCCCCCGGCCCGCTGTCCAGACGCCCGTCGAGCAGTGCGACCCGTTCGCCCATCCCGCGCAAACCGTAGCCTGCCGCCGCCGCGTCCGGCGGGCGCCTGCCCTGCCGGTCGGCCACGGTCAGCTCCACCGACCCGCCGGCGTAGCCGAGCGTGACGTCCACTTCGGCCTGCGCCGCGTGCTTGCGGGTGTTGGCCAGCGCCTCCTGCACCGCGCGGACCAGCGCGGTGCCGACCGCCGGGGCGAGCTCGCGCGGCTCGCCTTCGACCGCGAGGTCGGCGCGGGCGCCGGTGTCGAGCCGGTACGCGGCGAGCAGGTCCGCGATCGCGCGTTCGACCCCGACGGCGTCCTCGCGCAGCGCGGCCACCGCCTGCCGGGCCTCGGCGAGCCCGTCCGCCGCCAGCGCCTGCGCCCGCTCGATCTGGGCGACGGCGTCCGGGCTCGCGCCGTCGCGCACCAGCATCAGCCGCGCGCCCTGGAGGTTCAGCGAGAGCCCGGCCAGCGAATGGGCCAGGACGTCGTGCAGCTCGCGGGCGATGCGGGCGCGTTCGGCGAGCGCGGCCGCGCGGGCGTGCTCCTCGTTGGCGGTCTGCGCGCGGGCCAGCGCCAGCTCCGTCTGCTCGACACGGGCGAGCCGGGCCCGCCGGTTGAGCGCCATCAGCACGATCACGGCCAGCACCGCGTACGTCGACAGGGCGTCGTCCCACAGGTCGTGCCGGGCCGCCCAGGTGGTGATCACCCCGGCGTCGAGCGCGATCGCCAGCACGATCGGCACCGTGGACTGCTTCAGCACCACGAAGAACGTGGTGCTGAACATCGCCACCGACGCCCAGCTGCCCGGGTGGAGCACCCACAGCGCGCCCGTGCTCGCGATGAGGGCGAGCGTCAGCGCCGTCATCGGTGGCCGGAGGACGGCGTCGTGGATCCACGGCAGCGGGAGCGACAGGGCCAGGGTCACCCCGATCAGCGACCAGGTGAGCGCGTCCGCGCGGGGCATGGCGGCGACCATCGGGACCGCGACGAGCGCCCAGCGCAACCAGCCCTGGGCGCGGGGGAACGTGGCTGGTCGGATCGGCATTTCGGCAGTCCTCCGCGAGTGCTTGTACGGAAAATGTACCGACGGGGACTTCCCTTCGTGGTGTCAAGTTGTCCCGTTTGTGCAGGAGGTTCTCCCATGTCCAGGTTGCGACGGCTCGCCCTGATCGCCGCCGCCGCGGCGCTGCCCGCGCTCGGCCTTTCCCTCGCCGGTCAGACGACGGCCTCGGCCGCGCCCAACTTCCAGGTGCCGTTCAAGTGCGGCGTCACCGTCACCGCCGCGACGTTCAGCGGTCACAGCCCGGCCTACTCGGTCGACTTCCAGAAGGACGGCATCACCGGCATGCCGGTGCTCGCCTCGGCGTCGGGCACCGTGACCCGGGTCGCCGACGAAGGCGGCTCGAGCTACGGCAAGTGGATCGAGGTGGACCACGGTGGCGGCTGGCGCACGCGGTACGCGCACCTGTCGGCCCAGGAGGTTTCCGTCGGGCAGTCGGTCGCGGGCGGCAAGCAGATCGGCAAGGCGGGCGCGACCGGCGGCGTCACCGGCCCGCACCTGCACTTCGAAGAGCGCCTCGACGGCGTGGTGCAGAAGGCGAAGCTGAACGGCGTCGCCGTGCCGTACTACGGCCACACCAGCTTCACGAGCAAGAACGGCTGCGGCGGCAACCCGTACTCGGCCGACGAGGTCTGCGGTGACGGCTTCGACGTCGTGGACCAGCAGGCGCTGGCCAACTCCTCGGGCACGGCCTACCTGCTGTACAACGCTTCCACCAAGGCGAACTGCGTGACCACGCTGAAGTCGACGTCGCTCGGCACGGCCAGCCAGGTGTCGGCGTTCCTGGAGGTCCAGGGTTCGGCGCGGGTGACCGATTCCGGTGACTTCACCTACTACGCCGGGCCGGTCAAGAAGACCGCCGAAGCGACCTGCGTGAAGTGGGGCGGCTCGGTGGGCGCCAACACCTACGAGAGCGGGTTCGAGCACTGCGGCTGACCTGTGCCACCGGGCTTCGTCCCGGCCGGGGGCCTGCCCCCGCAAGACGATCCGGCCGGTGGGGCCGGACAGCATAGTCCGCCCCACCGACAGGAACACCCCGCCCGGCCCCGGCCGGGCGGGTTTCGTCCACATCGGCCCCCGCCATCCACAGATTTCCCGCCACCGCCCCATCCGGCCGCGGCGTGCCCCACTGTGGAGGCATGACCGCAACCACCCCGGCCGACCTCCGCGACCCCGCGCAGCTGCTGGCCGCCCTCCCGTACCTGATCGGCTTCCGCCCCGCGAAGTCCGTGGTCCTGATCGGCCACGAAGACCCCGGCGACACCCCGGGCCTGGTCCTGCGCGGCGACCTCCCGCGCCGCGAACACCGCGTCCACCAGGCACGGGCGCTGGCCGCCCGCTTCGCCGCTGGCCGCCACATCGGCGTGACGCTGGCCGTCGTCGGCGGCCACCGAAGACCCGGAAAGCCGCCGCCGCACCGGGATTTCGTCGACGAGCTGGCGGCGGCGCTGGGGGAGCGGGATCTCCCGGTCCTGCACGCCCTGTGGACACCCGCCATCAGCACGGGCGCGCCCTGGGCGTGTTACCGCCTCGAAGAATGCGCGGGCGCGTTGCCGGACCTGCGCACCACGGTCATCGCGGCGGCCGCGACCGAGTACGGCACGGTGGCGTTCGACAGCCGCGAGGAACTCGAGGCGCTGCTGGCCCCGCGGACCCCGGAGGCGGTCGCTCGACGCGCGGATCGCTTGTCCCGCATGACATCCCCGCCATGGCCGGTCGCCACCCGAGTCAACGAGGCGGCGTCGGTGGTCCGCGCGGCGTTCGTCCGTCAGCGAAAAGGCGAAGGTGCCCTGACGGACGAGGAGGCGATCCTGCTGGCCTGTGCCCTGCGGCTGCCGGAAATCCGCGACGCCTGCCTGGCGATGGCGGTACCCCCGAAGACCACGCAGGCCAGGGAAGCGGAGCGCTTGTGGCTGACACTGGTCCGCGAGACACCGGCCCCCGATCGAGCAGAGGCGGCGACGCTGCTGGGCTTCACGGCGTACATGCGCGGAGACGGAGCCTTCGCGGGCATGGCCCTGGACAACGCCCTGGAGGCACAACCGGGCCACGTGCTGGCGTCGTTGCTGAAGAGGGTGCTGCACCACGGAACACCCCCGAAGGTGATCCGCGGCTTGGCGACGGCGGCAGCGGGGCACCTCGTCGGCTTCGGCCTGGAGCCGGCGGAATTCGATGCCGAGCAGGCGGCGTGACGGTGATGTCCATTGTGGACGGCAGGTGCCGGAGTCCCGGCCAGCCCGCCGACCACCGTCGATCAGCGCACGGATCAGCCCCGCCGTGCCTGCGTGAACTCCCAGGCGTCCCGCACGATCCCGGCCAGGTCGGTCCGCTCCGGCTTCCAGCCCAGCTCTTCCCGAGCCCGGTCACTGGCCGCCACGAGCACCGACGGATCCCCCGCCCGGCGCGGAGCCACCGCCGCCGGCTTCGGTTTGGAGCCGTTGGAACTCGATGCGGAGCAGGCGGCGTGAACGTGGTGTCCACTGTGGCCGGCGGGGTACCGGAGTCCCGGCCAGCCCGCCGACCATCGTCGATCAGCGCACGGATCAGCCCCGCCGTGCCTGCGTGAACTCCCAGGCGTCCCGCACGATCCCGGCCAGGTCGGTCCGCTCCGGCTTCCAGCCCAGCTCTTCCCGAGCCCGGTCACTGGCCGCCACGAGCACCGACGGATCCCCCGCCCGGCGCGGAGCCACCGCCGCCGGCTTCGGTTTGGAGCCGTTGGAACTCGATGCGGAGCAGGCGGCGTGAACGTGGTGTCCACTGTGGCCGGCGGGGTACCGGAGTCCCGGCCAGCCCGCCGACCATCGTCGATCAGCGCACGGATCAGCCCCGCCGTGCCTGCGTGAACTCCCACGCGTCCCGCACGATCCCGGCCAGGTCGGTCCGCTCCGGCTTCCAGCCCAGCTCTTCCCGAGCCCGGTCACTGGCCGCCACGAGCACCGACGGATCCCCCGCCCGGCGCGGAGCCACCGCCGCCGGCACCGGGTGCCCGGTGACCGCGCGACAGGCCTCGATCACCTCGAGAACGGA belongs to Amycolatopsis tolypomycina and includes:
- a CDS encoding M23 family metallopeptidase produces the protein MSRLRRLALIAAAAALPALGLSLAGQTTASAAPNFQVPFKCGVTVTAATFSGHSPAYSVDFQKDGITGMPVLASASGTVTRVADEGGSSYGKWIEVDHGGGWRTRYAHLSAQEVSVGQSVAGGKQIGKAGATGGVTGPHLHFEERLDGVVQKAKLNGVAVPYYGHTSFTSKNGCGGNPYSADEVCGDGFDVVDQQALANSSGTAYLLYNASTKANCVTTLKSTSLGTASQVSAFLEVQGSARVTDSGDFTYYAGPVKKTAEATCVKWGGSVGANTYESGFEHCG
- a CDS encoding sensor histidine kinase, with the translated sequence MPIRPATFPRAQGWLRWALVAVPMVAAMPRADALTWSLIGVTLALSLPLPWIHDAVLRPPMTALTLALIASTGALWVLHPGSWASVAMFSTTFFVVLKQSTVPIVLAIALDAGVITTWAARHDLWDDALSTYAVLAVIVLMALNRRARLARVEQTELALARAQTANEEHARAAALAERARIARELHDVLAHSLAGLSLNLQGARLMLVRDGASPDAVAQIERAQALAADGLAEARQAVAALREDAVGVERAIADLLAAYRLDTGARADLAVEGEPRELAPAVGTALVRAVQEALANTRKHAAQAEVDVTLGYAGGSVELTVADRQGRRPPDAAAAGYGLRGMGERVALLDGRLDSGPGEDGWRIHLTVPA
- a CDS encoding DUF4192 domain-containing protein, encoding MTATTPADLRDPAQLLAALPYLIGFRPAKSVVLIGHEDPGDTPGLVLRGDLPRREHRVHQARALAARFAAGRHIGVTLAVVGGHRRPGKPPPHRDFVDELAAALGERDLPVLHALWTPAISTGAPWACYRLEECAGALPDLRTTVIAAAATEYGTVAFDSREELEALLAPRTPEAVARRADRLSRMTSPPWPVATRVNEAASVVRAAFVRQRKGEGALTDEEAILLACALRLPEIRDACLAMAVPPKTTQAREAERLWLTLVRETPAPDRAEAATLLGFTAYMRGDGAFAGMALDNALEAQPGHVLASLLKRVLHHGTPPKVIRGLATAAAGHLVGFGLEPAEFDAEQAA